In Desulfovibrio inopinatus DSM 10711, the following proteins share a genomic window:
- a CDS encoding class I SAM-dependent methyltransferase, whose amino-acid sequence MEYIIMRLARRFVFSDSLLRHIGRFIPYYQTNVGVVDPASIASLFLKHLDDLRVSLEGKTILEIGCGQTMAVGYALAASRGCNVIGYEPYVPFNPALDTRLKATLFCQSLSSAPTVRWTSDLGSISPTSIDIVVSNSVLEHVTDVDCLLADLDPLLVPEAIHLHQIDYRDHFFKYPYEFLTFNQRIWNRWLNPGDLPRLRLDDHIARFHTAGWEVSIRERDEDPTAFQRVESRLHPDFASRSALAQRTTRALLSAHRASAHSDSSKAQ is encoded by the coding sequence ATGGAATATATTATCATGCGCCTAGCACGGCGATTCGTGTTTTCGGATTCCTTATTACGCCATATTGGACGGTTTATTCCATATTATCAAACCAATGTCGGCGTCGTCGATCCTGCATCCATTGCCTCCCTGTTTCTCAAACATCTTGACGATCTCCGTGTCTCCCTTGAAGGAAAGACCATACTTGAAATTGGTTGTGGACAAACCATGGCTGTTGGATATGCGTTGGCAGCCAGCAGAGGATGCAATGTCATCGGGTATGAACCGTATGTGCCGTTCAATCCCGCTCTGGACACCCGCCTCAAAGCCACGCTGTTCTGCCAATCCCTCTCCAGCGCACCCACGGTACGATGGACGTCCGATCTTGGAAGCATCTCTCCTACAAGCATTGATATTGTGGTTTCGAACTCGGTTCTCGAACACGTGACCGATGTCGATTGTCTCCTTGCCGATCTGGACCCACTCCTCGTTCCCGAGGCGATTCACCTTCATCAAATCGATTATCGAGATCACTTTTTCAAATATCCGTATGAATTTCTCACGTTTAATCAACGCATATGGAATCGCTGGCTCAATCCCGGCGATCTTCCACGCTTACGGCTTGATGATCATATCGCACGTTTCCACACGGCAGGCTGGGAAGTCTCCATTCGAGAGCGTGACGAAGACCCCACGGCGTTCCAGCGTGTGGAATCGCGTCTTCATCCCGATTTCGCAAGCCGGTCTGCACTCGCCCAACGAACAACCCGCGCACTTCTCTCTGCACACCGAGCATCCGCGCATAGTGATTCTTCGAAAGCGCAGTAA
- a CDS encoding ABC transporter substrate-binding protein, translating to MSVPRFFGLCCYWILFIMLMAASNTIAKSNTQKETAQTISTTPRAKPDGSLWRIGYFQGGDYKNYVPVLEAIVSGLKKYGWINNIPDICFTDGISGEQAWRCLSEATSSRFITFAPDAFWDAKWDNTLRHECKRNAIDRLANAKDIDLIIAMGTWAGLDLANNEHHTPVIVASCSNALDTGIIKSVGDSGYDHVHARIDPTRYARQVKLFHRIFPFKRLGIVYEDSPEGRSYAGLDQIEPLTDQLEFTLVPCLAPASEVDDETARRAVLHCHQLLSPNVDAFYLTTHRGVTTQNINTLLTPFFQYNIPVFSMGTQYEVAHGALLSMTAPDLSFTSDFYARTIANIFNGAKPRDLVQLLEDPYKLSVNIETAKRIGFHIPLDVLSETDEIYEAIEQDEGVVERYPPDF from the coding sequence ATGTCTGTCCCCCGTTTTTTTGGGTTATGCTGCTATTGGATTCTTTTTATTATGCTTATGGCGGCAAGCAACACAATAGCGAAATCCAATACGCAAAAAGAAACGGCGCAGACCATCTCCACGACACCGCGAGCCAAACCTGATGGTTCATTGTGGCGTATTGGGTACTTCCAGGGAGGCGACTACAAAAACTATGTTCCGGTTTTGGAAGCCATCGTCTCAGGCCTGAAAAAATATGGTTGGATAAACAATATACCGGATATCTGTTTCACAGACGGCATATCGGGAGAACAGGCTTGGCGCTGTCTGAGTGAAGCGACATCTTCGCGCTTCATCACGTTTGCTCCCGATGCATTTTGGGATGCGAAGTGGGATAACACCCTTCGCCACGAGTGCAAACGCAACGCCATAGACAGGCTCGCCAACGCAAAAGACATTGACCTCATTATTGCCATGGGAACATGGGCCGGACTTGACCTGGCAAACAATGAACATCACACCCCAGTTATCGTTGCATCCTGTTCCAACGCCCTCGACACCGGCATCATCAAGAGCGTTGGAGACTCTGGTTATGATCATGTTCATGCACGTATCGATCCGACGCGTTATGCGAGACAAGTCAAACTCTTCCACAGAATTTTTCCCTTCAAACGACTGGGCATTGTCTACGAAGATTCACCCGAAGGCCGAAGTTACGCCGGACTCGATCAAATCGAACCGTTGACCGACCAACTCGAATTCACTCTTGTTCCCTGTCTTGCGCCGGCTTCTGAGGTTGATGACGAAACCGCACGACGAGCGGTACTCCACTGTCATCAATTACTCTCCCCCAATGTCGACGCGTTTTATCTGACAACACATCGTGGAGTCACAACCCAAAATATCAACACCCTTTTGACTCCATTTTTTCAATACAACATACCGGTGTTCTCTATGGGGACCCAATACGAAGTCGCACACGGGGCACTCCTTTCTATGACCGCTCCCGATCTTTCTTTTACCAGCGACTTTTACGCGCGAACCATCGCAAATATTTTTAATGGAGCCAAACCACGAGACTTGGTACAGCTTCTCGAAGACCCGTATAAACTCAGCGTCAATATCGAGACCGCCAAACGCATCGGATTCCATATTCCTCTTGATGTCTTAAGCGAAACAGATGAAATATACGAAGCCATCGAGCAAGACGAAGGTGTTGTGGAGCGATATCCACCAGATTTTTAA
- a CDS encoding response regulator: MSMPIKVLTSLVIAFTCVILAVVIITKTNIERLSFNQREANARTALDLVSLSIQDQFNRLVNYEVELVKKQRALLFDNNALILAALRVFHSLAAAGELTDNQAKEKALDWIKKNSTGPQLSIIDEKLVGLYHPDPMFVGKSWTGYRDIRGNDAFRTIHSILTRQENLYSLIYMQSPHSKLMLKYLTFSTAFPDWGWTITSFTPMDKAESEVNHQVDTVVMQLTSIFKRSQANLAGQLTLFSGDGSVLIPLSTPEGLTSLPQGATISQEAMEKIKKAATQTEMVQLPTSYFFTNAPTGYRSAFVSHFVPLDWYITYSLSEDSLHTPGQILATRNTLILIIIFSAIFLMLFILLMYAIRPLSILARSLSNFAETHCMLSEEQHRSMTLLSKCGSTEIRRIANVLLSMHAALSRHHIESTASSIYSVPPIKLDAAPFGAGNSTEASSLRSNVERKETDAGNMSAMKPEAPSNTAHDSPLRAFLKAIKRPKHEPLDVESSTNSHQSTTADHTDEHTLHKHRPAFDPLQETPDTIVDAPIPFHLGELITSLRVAISPTLEKAGLHLVYHIESGLDLNRRGDPTTIKHILLSLLTDVTKEAKQGQIWLEVSALPIPIHFSRDDAVTFKISNTEIAAEEGQSMFHRTSFDPSHEETNPDTSPHVQIETARLVKALGGKLHFFRNDDGGITAVISLSLPRFQHMAPIHPKIDIQSAMRILAVDDNEPNLHLLRLYLEKENVILETARNGQEALDKFMSTPFDAVLMDVEIPVMDGPETTRRIRQFEAQTNRPAVPIIALTAHAFEQFRTICKDAGCTDFIAKPFKKTQLLDSLRRWVRQSDSTTSA, encoded by the coding sequence ATGTCCATGCCCATCAAAGTTCTTACTTCACTTGTTATCGCTTTTACCTGCGTCATACTTGCGGTTGTCATCATTACAAAAACAAATATTGAACGTCTCTCTTTCAATCAACGTGAAGCGAATGCCAGGACAGCGTTGGACCTTGTCAGTCTCAGCATTCAGGATCAATTCAACCGGCTCGTCAATTATGAAGTCGAACTCGTAAAAAAACAACGCGCCTTGCTCTTCGACAACAACGCTCTCATCCTTGCAGCGCTCCGTGTCTTCCATTCGTTAGCCGCAGCCGGAGAACTCACAGACAACCAGGCGAAAGAAAAGGCACTCGACTGGATCAAAAAGAACAGTACCGGACCTCAGCTTTCCATTATAGATGAAAAACTCGTTGGTCTGTATCACCCCGACCCGATGTTTGTCGGGAAGTCATGGACTGGATATCGTGATATTCGTGGGAACGACGCATTTCGAACAATTCATAGTATCCTTACTCGTCAAGAGAATCTCTACTCACTCATCTACATGCAGTCGCCACACTCAAAACTCATGTTGAAATACCTCACCTTCTCAACGGCCTTTCCGGATTGGGGATGGACGATCACAAGCTTTACTCCCATGGACAAAGCGGAATCCGAAGTCAATCACCAGGTTGATACCGTCGTCATGCAACTCACAAGTATCTTCAAGCGCAGCCAAGCGAATCTGGCCGGACAACTTACTCTCTTCAGCGGAGACGGAAGCGTGCTTATTCCGCTCTCTACGCCTGAAGGACTGACAAGTCTTCCTCAAGGAGCGACAATATCTCAGGAAGCGATGGAGAAAATCAAAAAGGCTGCCACTCAAACAGAGATGGTGCAACTTCCAACATCCTACTTCTTCACCAATGCTCCCACAGGATACCGATCCGCCTTCGTCAGCCATTTTGTCCCGTTAGATTGGTACATTACCTACTCTCTTTCCGAGGACAGCCTCCACACTCCAGGACAAATATTGGCGACACGGAATACACTCATCCTGATTATTATTTTCAGCGCCATCTTCCTCATGTTGTTTATTCTTCTCATGTACGCCATACGCCCTCTCTCCATACTCGCTCGATCGCTTTCCAACTTCGCCGAAACACATTGTATGTTGTCCGAGGAACAACATCGCAGCATGACATTACTCTCCAAATGCGGATCGACGGAAATACGTCGTATTGCCAACGTGTTATTAAGCATGCATGCTGCTCTTTCCCGTCATCATATCGAGTCCACTGCCTCATCCATTTATTCGGTTCCTCCAATCAAGCTCGATGCGGCCCCTTTCGGAGCTGGAAACAGCACGGAGGCGTCATCGCTCCGTTCCAATGTAGAACGTAAAGAGACCGATGCGGGCAATATGTCTGCAATGAAACCGGAAGCACCGTCCAACACAGCACACGATTCTCCGCTGCGCGCTTTTCTCAAAGCGATCAAGCGCCCCAAGCACGAGCCACTTGATGTGGAAAGCAGCACGAATTCGCATCAAAGTACAACTGCAGACCACACAGATGAACACACACTGCACAAACATCGCCCTGCATTCGACCCTCTCCAGGAAACACCCGACACTATTGTTGACGCCCCCATCCCTTTCCATCTTGGGGAACTGATCACCTCACTTCGTGTTGCCATATCGCCAACACTCGAAAAAGCAGGATTGCACCTCGTATATCATATTGAATCCGGACTTGATCTGAATCGACGAGGTGATCCAACCACTATCAAACACATTTTGCTCTCTTTGCTCACCGATGTGACCAAAGAAGCAAAGCAGGGGCAAATCTGGCTTGAAGTCTCTGCCCTTCCCATACCTATCCATTTCTCCAGGGACGATGCTGTTACCTTCAAAATAAGCAATACCGAAATTGCAGCCGAAGAAGGGCAATCAATGTTCCATCGGACGTCATTCGATCCCTCCCACGAAGAGACAAATCCTGACACGAGTCCCCATGTACAAATAGAGACGGCTCGCTTGGTCAAAGCTCTCGGTGGAAAACTCCATTTTTTCCGGAACGATGATGGGGGGATAACGGCGGTAATATCGCTTTCCCTTCCCCGATTTCAGCACATGGCCCCTATCCACCCCAAAATAGACATACAATCCGCTATGCGTATTCTTGCCGTTGATGACAATGAGCCTAACCTCCATTTGCTTCGCCTGTATCTCGAGAAAGAGAACGTTATCCTCGAAACCGCGCGCAACGGGCAGGAAGCGTTGGACAAATTTATGTCTACCCCATTTGACGCAGTCCTCATGGATGTTGAAATCCCTGTCATGGACGGCCCAGAAACCACACGGCGCATTCGGCAATTCGAAGCCCAAACCAATCGGCCGGCCGTACCCATCATCGCCTTGACCGCCCACGCTTTTGAACAGTTTCGAACCATCTGCAAAGATGCCGGATGTACAGATTTCATTGCCAAGCCCTTCAAAAAAACCCAACTTCTTGACAGTTTACGCCGATGGGTCCGACAATCGGACAGTACGACGTCAGCATAA
- the map gene encoding type I methionyl aminopeptidase has protein sequence MTKKTKAEIEAMRKSGLLLWQTHQIVVDMVAPGVTTAAIDAAVDEFIAKNGALALFKGVPGKYPYPAATCISVNEEVVHGIPGDRVLQDGDIVGVDIGLKLDGWCADCAQTLPVGTINEEKQRLIDITEGCLRLAIKEMKPDVKWSKIAKKMAKFARNAGFSVVEDLIGHGIGRDMWERPQVPNYWAISLPDFRLKQGMVLAVEPMINVGVKSIKTLADHWTIVTADKKPSAHFEHTIAITASGAEVMTCGPNGEGWAIP, from the coding sequence ATGACAAAAAAAACAAAAGCGGAAATTGAGGCCATGCGTAAATCTGGGCTGCTTCTTTGGCAGACCCATCAAATCGTCGTCGATATGGTTGCGCCTGGCGTGACCACGGCGGCCATTGACGCGGCCGTTGATGAATTTATTGCCAAAAACGGAGCTTTGGCTCTCTTCAAAGGCGTCCCAGGAAAATACCCCTATCCTGCGGCAACGTGCATTTCTGTCAACGAAGAAGTTGTTCACGGCATTCCCGGCGACCGTGTATTACAGGACGGAGACATCGTCGGGGTTGATATCGGCCTCAAACTCGACGGATGGTGCGCCGACTGCGCACAAACGCTGCCAGTGGGCACCATAAACGAAGAAAAACAGCGCTTGATCGACATCACAGAGGGTTGTCTTCGTCTCGCTATCAAGGAAATGAAACCTGATGTCAAATGGAGCAAGATCGCCAAAAAAATGGCGAAATTTGCCCGTAACGCGGGTTTTTCTGTTGTAGAAGACTTGATTGGTCACGGTATTGGCCGTGATATGTGGGAACGTCCTCAGGTGCCGAACTATTGGGCCATTAGCCTACCCGATTTTCGGCTCAAACAAGGCATGGTCCTGGCCGTAGAACCCATGATCAATGTCGGTGTGAAATCCATCAAAACACTGGCCGATCACTGGACCATTGTCACCGCCGACAAAAAGCCGTCGGCCCATTTCGAGCATACCATTGCCATTACCGCTTCGGGAGCCGAGGTCATGACCTGCGGTCCCAACGGTGAAGGTTGGGCAATACCGTAA
- a CDS encoding RrF2 family transcriptional regulator — protein MRLSTRSRYGARMVLDIAIHGTNGPVRIHEIAERLGVSVKYLEKLVRILKTHRYITSKRGPKGGHVLSRPAEDICVGEVVRVLEGESGLTHCSQNSEACPQIDGCIMHRVWTQASQSMFAKLDSIYFDELAEQSQEVGSSSVFPCEKV, from the coding sequence TTGAGACTGTCAACGCGAAGCCGCTATGGAGCCAGAATGGTTCTCGACATCGCCATTCATGGCACAAACGGACCAGTCCGTATTCACGAGATTGCCGAACGTCTCGGCGTCTCGGTCAAATACCTGGAAAAACTTGTCCGCATACTGAAAACCCACCGCTATATCACAAGTAAACGCGGCCCCAAAGGAGGCCATGTTCTGTCTCGACCAGCAGAAGATATTTGTGTCGGCGAAGTCGTCCGTGTACTCGAAGGAGAATCCGGACTGACCCATTGCTCTCAAAACAGCGAAGCGTGTCCGCAAATCGACGGATGCATCATGCATCGGGTCTGGACGCAGGCCAGCCAAAGCATGTTCGCCAAGCTTGATTCCATCTATTTTGACGAGCTTGCCGAGCAATCCCAAGAAGTTGGCTCATCCAGCGTATTTCCCTGCGAAAAAGTGTAG
- a CDS encoding putative quinol monooxygenase: MFAVVAKVKSKPEHRQAVIDALIGDGKGSVENEAGCVMFHVVQDHEDKDLFHLFEIYKDAEAFEVHKNAPHFVKCFGELDGLLVGGLTVATADTIFP; this comes from the coding sequence ATGTTTGCCGTAGTTGCCAAAGTGAAGTCGAAACCCGAACATCGTCAAGCTGTTATCGATGCCTTGATTGGCGACGGAAAAGGCTCTGTAGAAAACGAAGCCGGCTGCGTTATGTTCCATGTCGTTCAAGACCATGAAGACAAAGATCTATTTCACCTGTTTGAAATTTACAAAGATGCTGAAGCGTTTGAAGTACACAAAAATGCTCCTCACTTTGTCAAATGCTTTGGAGAATTGGATGGTCTTCTTGTTGGTGGTCTTACCGTTGCAACAGCAGATACGATTTTTCCATAG
- the argJ gene encoding bifunctional glutamate N-acetyltransferase/amino-acid acetyltransferase ArgJ: MSVQLQGNTQSLQHIPQGFHCIVLNVGVKDNTKDFVCIFSDVQCNAAGVFTQSRFSGPSVTRSRENIKNGRAQAIVAISKNANVANGEQGEADTRTIIDEVANRLAIQSDDVLIGSTGVIGRPYPMDKILAGVRTLSKASAQSDFINAAHGIMTTDTVPKYASIQVGNAALVGIVKGVGMIEPNMATLLAFFFTDAAIERDVLDAMFRRVINKTLNCVSVDTDTSTSDTATILANGLAGPVDNVAFEAALLDIALYLTKQIARDGEGATKLIEVHVDQARDERQAKKVAKVIVNSPLVKTAIHGADPNWGRIAMAIGKCEDELDILPERTIIRFGSTEVFPRKVSASDLTQLERLLMDDTVYIHVSLQTGDAECTVWGCDLSAEYVKINGEYTT, encoded by the coding sequence ATGAGTGTTCAACTGCAGGGAAATACGCAATCATTGCAGCATATCCCACAAGGGTTTCACTGTATCGTGTTAAATGTCGGTGTTAAGGACAATACCAAAGATTTTGTGTGTATATTTTCCGATGTACAATGCAATGCCGCTGGCGTCTTTACACAAAGCAGATTCTCAGGCCCAAGTGTTACCCGCAGCCGTGAAAATATCAAGAATGGCCGTGCCCAGGCAATTGTTGCCATTTCAAAAAATGCAAATGTTGCCAATGGAGAGCAGGGTGAAGCCGATACACGAACCATTATCGACGAGGTTGCCAACAGACTGGCGATACAAAGCGATGATGTGCTGATTGGCTCGACGGGAGTGATTGGACGGCCATATCCTATGGACAAAATTTTGGCTGGTGTGCGTACCCTTTCGAAGGCTTCAGCACAGTCCGATTTCATCAATGCAGCACATGGCATCATGACGACAGACACGGTGCCGAAATACGCATCAATACAAGTCGGGAATGCTGCTCTTGTCGGTATCGTCAAGGGTGTCGGCATGATCGAACCCAATATGGCAACGCTGCTGGCTTTCTTTTTTACCGATGCCGCAATCGAGCGTGACGTGTTAGATGCTATGTTTCGACGCGTGATCAATAAGACTTTGAATTGTGTCAGTGTCGATACGGATACATCAACCAGCGATACGGCAACTATACTTGCCAATGGATTGGCCGGGCCTGTGGATAATGTTGCCTTTGAAGCTGCATTACTGGACATCGCGTTGTATTTGACCAAACAAATCGCTCGCGATGGTGAAGGCGCAACGAAATTGATTGAAGTCCATGTCGATCAGGCTCGCGACGAGCGTCAAGCCAAGAAGGTTGCGAAAGTCATTGTGAATTCTCCGTTGGTCAAAACGGCGATTCATGGGGCAGATCCGAATTGGGGGCGTATCGCCATGGCCATCGGGAAATGCGAAGATGAGTTGGATATCCTTCCTGAGCGGACCATTATTCGTTTCGGTTCTACGGAGGTCTTTCCCCGGAAAGTCTCAGCGTCTGACCTCACACAACTTGAACGTCTTCTCATGGATGATACCGTATATATCCATGTGAGCCTGCAAACAGGAGACGCAGAATGCACCGTATGGGGCTGCGATCTTTCTGCTGAGTATGTCAAAATTAATGGGGAATATACGACATAA
- the rpsI gene encoding 30S ribosomal protein S9, producing MNEDFYYGTGRRKRAVARTRIYKGNGQIFVNKRPYEEYFPLPTLQGVVRQALNLTKTLGKVDVKVTVDGGGISGQAEAIRHGISRALIELDPELRPSLKKAGLLTRDAREKERKKYGLRGARARFQYSKR from the coding sequence ATGAACGAAGATTTTTACTACGGAACCGGCAGAAGAAAACGTGCCGTGGCCCGAACCCGCATTTATAAAGGCAACGGACAGATTTTCGTCAACAAACGCCCGTACGAAGAGTACTTTCCTCTTCCCACGTTGCAGGGTGTTGTCCGTCAGGCTCTGAACCTGACGAAGACTTTGGGCAAAGTTGATGTCAAGGTGACGGTCGACGGTGGCGGTATTTCCGGTCAGGCAGAAGCCATTCGCCACGGAATTTCCCGTGCGCTGATTGAACTTGATCCTGAACTGCGCCCCTCCTTGAAGAAAGCCGGTCTCCTCACTCGTGATGCCCGCGAAAAAGAACGCAAAAAATATGGTCTGCGTGGCGCTCGCGCTCGCTTCCAGTATTCGAAACGTTAA
- a CDS encoding radical SAM protein, with protein MASKKIRPRLLFAESDGSIYDHPDLLMLTRRGNEIGLPRPDELIALPEESDLFFLPGRHALGLDPETGQTVQIEENAVAAFVCPGHTLSGTTAYVAQDDAPTLPLFAYGAAGYANGRIYVCATRTDTDMRQVFTGIPKKRIRQGVARLRRALPENRLVEHLAGCALTSCCPAARNLALGRFEAPLPTSRACNAKCLGCISLQPKSAGFPSTQNRISFTPTPEEVVSLMLEHAASEPRPIFSFGQGCEGDPLTEGALLVEATKRYRETSREGTINVNTNAGIPEAVAELGDVGLSSMRVTMVSARESLYMAYHNPSYRFEHVLESIDAAKKRGVYVSLNLLFFPGVTDTEDELEALEPLIADKRVDLIQMRNLNLDPDMYMNLVNTTLSGQRAPMGLGNFMKRLKASAPDLAFGYFNPWLG; from the coding sequence ATGGCTTCTAAAAAAATCCGTCCCCGCTTGCTCTTTGCCGAGAGTGATGGCTCCATTTACGATCATCCTGATTTGCTCATGCTGACCAGGCGGGGGAATGAGATCGGTTTGCCCCGGCCGGACGAACTCATTGCTCTCCCTGAAGAATCCGATCTGTTCTTTTTGCCGGGACGCCATGCGCTGGGGTTGGACCCGGAAACCGGTCAAACAGTCCAGATTGAAGAGAATGCCGTCGCAGCGTTTGTCTGTCCAGGGCATACGTTGTCTGGGACAACAGCGTACGTTGCACAGGACGATGCTCCAACATTGCCACTTTTTGCATACGGTGCGGCCGGTTATGCCAATGGCAGGATTTACGTCTGCGCCACGCGTACCGATACGGATATGCGGCAGGTGTTCACCGGCATTCCTAAAAAACGCATTCGTCAAGGCGTGGCCCGTTTACGCCGTGCATTGCCGGAGAATCGTTTGGTTGAGCATTTGGCAGGCTGCGCATTGACCTCATGCTGTCCGGCAGCACGCAACCTTGCGTTGGGTCGATTTGAAGCACCGTTGCCAACATCACGGGCATGTAATGCAAAATGTTTGGGATGTATTTCTCTCCAACCGAAAAGCGCGGGCTTTCCGTCAACGCAGAACCGTATTTCTTTTACGCCGACGCCTGAAGAAGTGGTGAGCCTTATGCTTGAACATGCTGCGAGTGAGCCACGCCCTATTTTTTCTTTCGGTCAAGGCTGCGAAGGGGATCCTTTGACGGAAGGAGCTCTATTGGTTGAAGCAACAAAGCGCTATCGCGAAACATCGCGTGAAGGCACAATCAACGTGAACACGAATGCCGGTATTCCTGAAGCTGTGGCTGAACTGGGTGATGTCGGGTTGTCTTCCATGCGCGTGACCATGGTCAGCGCACGGGAATCGCTCTATATGGCCTATCACAATCCGAGCTATCGGTTTGAGCATGTCCTGGAATCCATTGATGCTGCGAAAAAGCGTGGGGTGTATGTTTCTCTCAATCTCTTGTTTTTTCCGGGAGTGACCGACACCGAGGATGAACTGGAGGCGTTGGAACCGCTCATTGCGGATAAGCGCGTCGATCTCATTCAAATGCGCAATCTCAATCTTGATCCGGACATGTATATGAATCTCGTCAACACGACTTTATCAGGTCAGCGAGCCCCAATGGGACTTGGGAATTTCATGAAGCGACTCAAGGCGTCGGCTCCGGATTTGGCTTTCGGATATTTTAACCCGTGGCTTGGTTAA
- a CDS encoding HD domain-containing protein, with amino-acid sequence MPIVRKSLLQLVFSGAYMQRWNDKHRTMTLTEIDKQAHKMMVAWMLFHENSRSMPPEDRLALGNRIVEGGIFEYLYRLVITDIKPPIFYQIRANPAHYRQLTDWVLAELEPRVRSMGEAFWSRLCEYLAVPEADEPARRILDAAHVYASGWEHQLIKPANPWDDELIDIETSFRQGLEKAVDLRGVPQLISGLFGEKKTPLGHFAQICGQLRFQTRWSQTPRIPETSVLGHLFIMACYAYFLSLSVDACSARRQNNFFAGLFHDLPELLTRDIISPVKKSVQRIGDLIKEYENSELDRRILTPLRQAGYVSLADRLSYFLGLAVGSEFFETIIMDRHTRKIDPEQLQSDYNSDDFDPKDGALLKVADSLSAFLEAYTAIRNGIASNHLQQALWRIRNQYSSVTLFGQVHIGTLLADFD; translated from the coding sequence ATGCCTATTGTCCGTAAGAGCCTTCTTCAGCTCGTCTTTTCCGGAGCGTACATGCAACGCTGGAATGACAAGCATCGCACAATGACACTCACAGAAATCGACAAGCAGGCCCATAAAATGATGGTTGCGTGGATGCTGTTCCATGAAAACAGCCGTTCCATGCCGCCTGAAGATCGGCTTGCACTGGGAAATCGTATCGTGGAGGGTGGAATTTTTGAATATCTATATCGTTTGGTCATCACGGACATCAAGCCACCAATATTCTATCAAATCCGGGCCAACCCTGCGCATTACCGCCAATTGACCGATTGGGTTCTTGCCGAACTCGAACCGCGCGTTCGTTCCATGGGCGAAGCATTCTGGTCGAGACTGTGCGAATATTTGGCGGTCCCCGAGGCGGACGAACCGGCCAGACGGATTCTTGATGCCGCTCATGTCTACGCAAGCGGTTGGGAACATCAACTCATCAAACCAGCCAACCCCTGGGATGATGAACTTATCGACATCGAAACGTCGTTTCGACAGGGTTTGGAAAAAGCGGTGGATTTACGCGGAGTGCCACAACTCATCAGTGGATTATTCGGCGAGAAAAAAACACCGCTAGGGCACTTCGCTCAAATTTGTGGGCAACTGCGCTTCCAGACGCGATGGTCTCAAACACCACGCATTCCGGAAACATCCGTCTTGGGACATTTGTTCATTATGGCGTGTTACGCCTATTTTCTCAGCCTCTCGGTCGATGCCTGCTCAGCACGTCGACAGAATAACTTTTTTGCCGGTCTGTTCCATGATCTGCCGGAGTTGTTGACTCGTGACATTATTTCCCCTGTCAAAAAGTCGGTCCAACGTATTGGTGACTTAATCAAGGAATATGAAAACAGCGAACTCGACCGTCGTATTCTCACACCTTTGCGTCAGGCCGGCTACGTCAGCCTTGCCGATCGCCTCTCCTATTTTCTCGGCTTAGCTGTGGGATCGGAATTCTTTGAAACCATCATCATGGACCGGCATACACGCAAGATCGACCCCGAACAGCTCCAATCCGATTACAACAGCGACGATTTCGATCCCAAAGATGGCGCGCTCCTCAAAGTGGCAGACAGTCTCTCCGCGTTCCTTGAGGCCTACACCGCCATACGCAACGGTATTGCATCAAATCATCTGCAACAAGCGTTATGGCGTATCCGCAATCAATATTCCTCGGTCACGCTTTTTGGCCAGGTCCATATTGGAACATTGCTCGCCGATTTTGACTAA
- the rplM gene encoding 50S ribosomal protein L13, translating into MKTYSPKIAERDREWIVVDAKDKVLGRLASEIAFRLMGKHKPEYAPHMDMGDFVVVLNAEKIKVTGRKMDTKMYYRHSGYIGGLTGNTLREVLDKKPSDVIYKAVRGMLPKNRIGRAMLKKLKVYAGEAHPHEAQQPQPVEL; encoded by the coding sequence ATGAAAACATATTCTCCCAAGATCGCCGAGCGCGACCGCGAATGGATCGTAGTCGACGCCAAAGATAAAGTCCTCGGTCGCCTGGCTTCGGAAATCGCTTTCCGACTGATGGGCAAGCATAAACCTGAATACGCCCCTCATATGGATATGGGCGACTTCGTGGTCGTGCTCAACGCCGAAAAGATCAAAGTAACCGGCCGCAAAATGGACACGAAGATGTACTACCGGCATTCCGGATATATTGGCGGCCTGACAGGCAACACCCTGCGTGAAGTCCTGGATAAAAAACCTTCTGATGTCATTTACAAGGCCGTTCGCGGGATGCTTCCCAAGAACCGTATCGGTCGGGCCATGCTCAAGAAGCTCAAGGTTTATGCCGGTGAAGCTCACCCCCATGAAGCCCAGCAGCCTCAGCCCGTGGAACTGTAA